The Novipirellula aureliae sequence GTCGCGGCAGGCATGCAGTAGGTGCATCGCAAATTACAGCGATCGGTAACGCTGATTCGTAAACTGGTGTGAACGCGACCAAATCGATCAATCAGCATGGAAAGGGCACAAAGAAACGGTTTTGAAATAGGCGGAAGCAGAGTGAATTATACACCTTTTGGTGTCGATTGTTACTGCCCATTCGCTCCGTCCCTCCGAGAGGGAACATTCCGTCGCTCCGTCTCTGGAGATGCAGATCCTGTCCTACGTCGACGATCGATAGAGTTTTTGCAGGATGGCGAGGTCTACCCAGGCGTTGTTCATCCATCCAATCTCTTTTTGAATACCAACCAATTCAAAACCATGCCGATAATGAAAAGCCATGCTGCGCTGGTTATCGGCAATGATGCGAGCGACAGCGTGGTGCAAGTGATGTTCCATGCAGTGCTGGTCAATCGCGAATTGTAGTTGATCGGCGATCCCCTTTCCAAATTCGCTTGGCGAGATATAGATTGCCGTTTCGCAGGTTAGCTTAAATCCCTGACGCTCACTGTATCGTCTAGCGCACGCCCAACCGGAAACGCGCCCATTGGTCTCGGACACGTACCAGCCTTCAGGCGGTTCCGCACCGATGCGTCCTGCAATGACGCTGCATGTTTGATGCACCGTATCAAACGTTGAACCGCCTTGGTCGACGTAAAGATTGTAAATCGCGGCGATTTGCTCGGCATCGTCGCTTACCGCTTTGCGTATATTCAGTAAGTTCATGGTTGCAAACTAAGACCTCATTTCATGAAACGAGTGTTTTGTCAGGGATAGGAATGAGGGTTGGCAGATCTATTCGTGGCGTAGGCTTCCAGCCTGCGATTTGCGACAGGAATGGATTGGCAGGCAGGATGCCTACCTCACGTTTTGATGTCGCTAAAACGCTAGACACCCGATTGATTGCACAACCAATCAACTCCGTTACTCACCGCCAAGCCGTGCGAGTCATCAATGATTCCA is a genomic window containing:
- a CDS encoding GNAT family N-acetyltransferase, which gives rise to MNLLNIRKAVSDDAEQIAAIYNLYVDQGGSTFDTVHQTCSVIAGRIGAEPPEGWYVSETNGRVSGWACARRYSERQGFKLTCETAIYISPSEFGKGIADQLQFAIDQHCMEHHLHHAVARIIADNQRSMAFHYRHGFELVGIQKEIGWMNNAWVDLAILQKLYRSST